A genomic window from Peromyscus maniculatus bairdii isolate BWxNUB_F1_BW_parent chromosome 1, HU_Pman_BW_mat_3.1, whole genome shotgun sequence includes:
- the Garin5b gene encoding Golgi-associated RAB2 interactor protein 5B isoform X4, with translation MGVAASLPGLVLPDILLLARPPEDRDCSNLNLTRMIPLDLAHLYVHDLPTWRLKLRLITGRYYYLELDAPDHELGFLFDRWLRLINLLHEPTISWAPRTMSMPPLDATRDGAPASTWRLQDQSGSRLTAEVAERTFPRKMFSSQKQRKNKMAKHKFRSQAVGDSLPLLWSQLQPPKDQMKVTEKKAYPGACPAGSKTLIHVSEKASITIRTIFSIISGTMNQDNSTSKTYTSDSEGTIGRGRLIETPTQRVSHNAHDLSFMDSRGHMDTFLWTQDLDKLIDTESTSLSSPLRMSPYSPAFYIFPPGSSLTKSNDKAKPKPIGSMKYMSSPITSGKTPFIWDKSNKVPAEPAPAQKAPAAPRSTQKSSAKSSPFYKTPPSGSRKTPSVPGPPRKAPSVPGPPRKAPVLVTQPQKTLTPVLKRPKAPAGSQKAVPPKKDILVLNTQCQAPAARSQAPDSKAKAPVDPSMLQAGDMLERKSEGKQEPGVGEQKRKAVEMKATSPQLPSTTNKKQSKEVLISKTQEITVEALKSRGKSEERVHKMEKTTVNLPDLKSLEIESQKKWVLTKEVAVGGPCLEDSRPFSVEGLALAKMMIMANSKQQHLKPTTISLPSWFSMTSRASAMSVLANLPFNTSQMTLPERTQVVVREQPSSYTEMRENKPHQTEKNPPKGSLKMSKGPTAELPKTVYISSKVHVTSQPPIAVPVSGSKDTSQPPTSLTDPVSKTESSVGVPQKPGVKHQGPKQVKQAKTQQQPLAVAGPASEVLLPITWEMEDKGTTATKDKMPVKKAGAHHAQ, from the exons ATGGGTGTAGCGGCGTCCTTGCCCGGGCTAGTGCTGCCCGACATTCTGTTGCTGGCTCGGCCCCCGGAGGACAGGGATTGCTCCAATCTCAACCTGACCAG GATGATCCCTCTAGACCTTGCCCACCTCTATGTCCACGATCTGCCCACCTGGCGCCTGAAGCTGCGGCTGATCACCGGCCGCTACTACTACCTGGAACTGGATGCCCCTGACCATGAGCTGGGCTTCTTGTTTGACCGCTGGCTTCGCCTCATCAACCTGCTTCATGAGCCTACCATATCTTGGGCACCCAGGACCATGAGCATGCCCCCCCTGGACGCGACCCGAGACGGAGCGCCAGCCTCCACCTGGCGCCTTCAG gacCAGTCTGGAAGCCGGCTTACAG ctgAAGTTGCTGAGCGCACCTTTCCTCGCAAAATGTTCtcttctcaaaaacaaaggaagaacaaG ATGGCCAAGCACAAGTTCAGGTCTCAGGCTGTGGGtgactctctgcctctcctctggtCACAACTACAACCTCCTAAGGATCAGATGAAAGTCACAGAAAAGAA GGCCTACCCAGGTGCCTGCCCTGCTGGATCCAAAACTCTAATCCATGTTTCTG AGAAGGCCAGCATCACCATCCGGACCATCTTCAGCATCATCTCTGGCACGATGAACCAGGACAACTCCACTTCAAAG ACCTACACATCTGATTCTGAGGGAACCATAGGCCGGGGCCGTCTGATTGAGACTCCTACACAGCGTGTCTCTCACAACGCCCATGATTTATCCTTCATGGACTCCCGTGGTCACATGGACACCTTCCTGTGGACCCAAGACCTGGACAAGCTTATAGACACCGAGTCCACCTCTCTGTCTTCCCCCTTGCGCATGTCCCCTTACTCTCCTGCCTTCTACATCTTTCCACCGGGCTCCTCCTTAACGAAGTCCAATGACAAAGCCAAGCCCAAGCCCATAGGCTCGATGAAATACATGTCCTCCCCTATCACATCAGGGAAAACACCGTTCATTTGGGACAAGTCTAATAAGGTACCAGCTGAGCCGGCCCCAGCTCAGAAGGCCCCGGCTGCACCACGGTCAACCCAGAAATCTTCAGCCAAATCTAGCCCCTTCTATAAGACTCCACCTTCTGGTTCCCGGAAGACCCCATCCGTCCCTGGGCCCCCCCGGAAGGCCCCATCCGTCCCTGGGCCCCCCCGGAAGGCCCCGGTTCTAGTTACCCAACCCCAGAAAACTTTAACCCCGGTTTTGAAGCGTCCAAAAGCACCTGCAGGTTCCCAGAAGGCTGTGCCCCCAAAGAAGGACATTCTAGTCCTAAACACTCAGTGTCAGGCTCCAGCGGCCCGGTCTCAAGCTCCCGACTCAAAGGCCAAGGCCCCTGTGGATCCGAGCATGTTACAGGCAGGAGATATGCTCGAGAGAAagtctgaagggaaacaggaaccTGGGGTGGGAGAGCAGAAAAGGAAAGCGGTAGAGATGAAGGCCACGTCCCCGCAGCTGCCCAGCACCACCAACAAGAAGCAATCCAAGGAGGTCTTGATTAGTAAAACCCAGGAGATCACTGTGGAGGCCTTGAAGAGCAGGGGCAAGTCAGAGGAGAGGGTCCACAAGATGGAGAAGACAACTGTGAACTTGCCTGATCTGAAGTCCTTGGAGATAGAGAGTCAGAAGAAATGGGTCTTGACCAAGGAGGTAGCTGTTGGGGGCCCCTGTCTGGAGGACAGCAGGCCTTTCTCTGTGGAGGGGCTCGCCCTTGCCAAGATGATGATCATGGCCAACTCCAAACAGCAGCATCTGAAGCCAACTACCATCTCTCTGCCCTCCTGGTTCTCCATGACTTCCAGGGCGTCCGCCATGTCTGTGTTGGCCAATCTGCCCTTTAACACCAGCCAGATGACCTTGCCAGAGAGGACACAGGTAGTGGTCAGGGAACAACCCAGCTCCTATACTGAGATGAGAGAGAACAAACCACACCAGACGGAGAAGAACCCACCCAAGGGCTCGCTGAAGATGTCCAAGGGACCCACAGCGGAGCTGCCAAAGACTGTTTATATTAGCTCAAAGGTGCACGTAACTTCTCAGCCTCCCATCGCCGTGCCCGTCTCAGGTTCGAAGGACACGTCCCAGCCACCCACATCCCTcacagatcctgtctccaagacAGAGTCCTCAGTGGGGGTGCCCCAAAAGCCTGGGGTGAAACATCAAGGGCCCAAGCAAGTCAAGCAGGCGAAAACCCAGCAGCAGCCCCTGGCTGTCGCGGGGCCAGCCTCAGAAGTTCTCCTTCccatcacctgggagatggaggaTAAGGGGACAACGGCCACGAAAGATAAGATGCCAGTGAAGAAAGCCGGTGCCCATCACGCTCAG TAA